From the genome of Phlebotomus papatasi isolate M1 chromosome 2, Ppap_2.1, whole genome shotgun sequence:
tttagatataatttgaaaacttcttaaatacaagaaaaatacgcgagtgtaaaatgcttctattggaaacaacttaatccaaatggagacaaggaatgtttctaattggagacaaacagtgtaagtgaaaccgcgacgaaaggcttcccaaaccttgttgagttgctcttgagtgtaggatttgttcttatttctggtcttttctcctttcccatctgagacaataagaaaatctctcttaaaaaaaatcgtatttcccgtgtttcctattgaatcatttgcagacacttcagaaaaacactttttgttcacgaaacaagtaattatttcatttgaaaacctcacgtaccgttaacaataaaggttaacacttaatttctcataattttgtcagaaatattacataaatgtaaaaaaaaggaataaagaaCCATCAtcctattgtgtttttcattcgAAAACATTATTGATCGACGAAAAATTCGATAatgaaaaaatacacttttaattattctgagaaatttataaattaaaatttgtgaatatgaatggattttcgctttatttggagtaaaaagtaactaaataatgaaactgaggtatagaaaatatataaatataataatttagtactgtatttatcatggaaaaaatgatgtttccatttgaagtaacgaagtttccatttggagcaggttttaaattagcttaatttaccctatatgttgtatctgagagcaagatctttctaataatgggtcccatccgtcaaTACCCCAACCCattgtaccccgacccttactatatctatatggaccggactatatctctaatgtttattcaccgatttcaataaacttttttttttcttttattggccttccccactcagactatttaaaatagaaaatgacaagtgataagcccagataagcttatggtagctgagattctttataggtGACCTAGAAATGCGTGCAAAttggggtgcttgcaactcggaatgcgtgaattgaattttgggtgtaaagaatcgtgtcgagccaattttatccatttcgaccacCGAGAACAGTTtattcgacgcgattctttacccccaaaattcaattcacgcaTTCCGAATTGCAAACACcctgagttgcacgcatttctaggtcacctgtaaagaatctcagctaccataagcttatctgggcttatcactggtttctTATTCATCGAAATCGAATGGTTCTATTGTTATTTTCAACACAATGAAGAAGAACGTACAAACTTCATGCATCAATTTGAATACATTTCCAAGATTCAGCGGAAAATTCAAAACAAACTCTTTATATCAAGGTCAATAGTTTTTTGCGAGAATGTACAATGATCCGATATGTATGTGGAGGAAGTAGATAGACCCATATTCTAAACTTGTTTTGGGTCCGAgacaaaaattaacattaacatCAAGCAAGAAATGGGGACAAAAAAGATTGTTCTGTGGATGATTAATTTAATAACTTTATCAAACTATCAACATAGTCAACCAAATTCTTACCCCTTGATATTCCTTGTTGAATAAATTAACTGATATTCTATTGATTTTCTCATTCCTTTGTTATCTCTAAATGCGAATTGAAGGCGCCACTTTGATAGGAATCACGGATTTTAAAGGGAAATCTCTTTGCAatgcaaaattatttgtgaattaaattattaatcagAGGAAAGTGTAAATTCTTGGGAGAACCAGGTCAAATGCTTGAATAATTATTAAGAATTCAAAAGAGTTATATGACAAATTCTAAGTTTGttctgagaaagaaaaaaattagcaGAATTTCAAAGGATAAAGGAATATCGATTTTTGGCGGGAAACTTAAATTTTTGTTCCGGAGATTCTTTGAGTGGCTTTTGTTATTATTAAAGGTCTTTTCAAAGACTTTCAGAAGGGTACACCGGTGATTTATGAGAAATGTTACAATGTCTTAGTGAGAAATGTTCCGGAGGATGCCCCTTAAGACACTCCCTCTGCCTTTATCGATTAGGAATCTCTACAAGTCACTCAACTGTCCGGAACTCCAGTGAGTGACTGGCAACAAAAATCACCTGGTTTGCCTTGGCGATGTGACGTAAGACAGAAAGGTGGGAAAGAGTGCCAAAAGACTAAAAGATAAGGTAAAATTCCACCTGAAAAATCTGTCGCAACGATAAAAATTGAGATTTGAAGAGGGAAAAGGTCACTAAATTTGTCCACTTTTTCTATCCCACTTACTTGATGTTCCAGGTGCTGTCGCTCATTTTTTCGCCAAGAATGTAACTCTGGTGACCAAGAAATACTGATTTTTGTAGTTTATTTGAGGAAAGAGTCCTgaaatttgcacaaatattgCTTGTTTCCCAGGCACTCTATGAATATACATCCAACATGATAATTGCGACTTACAGATAATGCCACACACAGTTCGATACTACACACGTTCGACAGCACTTCACAGCATCGCGATGACTAATTTATGAGATATTTCACAGTGAATTTCAGGGAGAAACATATaagcaaaatttttcaacaaaatatgtTTAGCTCATCTGGGCTAACCTCAACGCACTgagaatttcatttaatttctgcTAGGGGAACATAGTAGCCTACCTTTCGTCAAGTTGTTTAGAATTTTCAGTgggaaaacaaaatttacttttcaatGGTGGTGTGGTGAAATGGCGAACAAAAGGAGTGAAAAAAGTGAATAATTGCTATTAATGGTGATTGATAaatgtatttattaaaataagcacaaaactttaaaataatttacaatgaAATACTCTTCGCATGGTGAGTGAAAAGACCCTCTTTCAGTCTTGTCGATATAATTGCCACTACACATTTATTCTCTACGCGTCGGTCACTCAAAAACAGTGATAATCTCCTCACAACTTTTCTATTTCCTCGCAGTTCTCGCAGAGAATTGCCttcaaaacataaaataatcacCCCTGGAGCATCTTGCCCAGGTGCACTGTCACATCCATATATATATGCACTTTTCAGAGAAGTTACACTAATCCTCCAAAATGATGAGCTTTGTGTGAAAACGCATTTTCTTCGTATTTTCCCGGACACCATTTGGCAGGAGATTTATCGCCTGACCACGGGGTTTGTCCAAATTCTCCCAACATCTCTTTATCTCCCTTTCTCTCTTGAtctcttcatcttcttcttctGCATCATTCTCCACGATTTCCTCTACTGCCAATATCTCTTCCTCATTCTCTTGATTGGATGGTTCTTCAGATTCCTCCAGACACCTGTAGGCATTCAAGCTAGGCGGTGGGGCTGCACATATTTTATCTGGATCCTCAGGATGGCAACCAATGTCCATTCCATTGAGCCATTTTTCATATCTTTCGGGTTGGAAGCGCTTCACGAAAGTCTCCATGGAGATCTTAACCATGTCACTTCGGCAATAACATTGGGAAGCTCTTTTCCCATATTCCACCCATCTGGGTGAGGCAAAATTCGTAGACTCGGCGCAATTGAAACCGTGATTGAAGCCAGCATGATAGCCAAAGGGGAAGGTGACCATAAACTCTCCTGGTTCTTGGGTAATTTTGTTGAAGGGAATCTTGTTCTGACGTAGAACTTGAGGACTGATAAGAGTCATTTTGTGTCGTAGGAAAGCAGGGCAAGcctgtaaatttttgttttttaagaaCGTAAATCCAGTTCAGTAATCCTTAGCCAGCAttgattgaaattaaaaattttttccttaCCTTGTAGTTGTCGGCAAAGGTGGTATTGGCCAACTTTTCGAGCCTTCTACCGTATTTGGGTGGTATCGCATACCATGTTTTGGGTGCcccaaaatgtaaataattaattgaataGAGATCCATGTCCTCTGTGTGCCAAGCGAATGATGTCTTCCACATGCCAAAGTACAGGTAAGCTGTATTAACACCCGATATTGAGATCCCATAGTCTTTGTTCACGTAGTCAAGTATCGTGCCTAGACTGTTGATGTTCCATTCTTTGACGTCCGGATCTGTAAGGGATCCACTGACATCTGCTCCATAAATTGGGGCAATATATGTGACATTCTTCCAGTATTTCCTCTCTAGATCAGCATAGTCAAAATACTTGGGCGTCATGTAGCGCTCTGACTCTGCCAATTGATGAAATTGCTTTACGGTCATTTGGCGTTTCTGAAGATTAAATTGCTGGTAGAGTCCCTGCATTCCCTTAACTTCCTGGGTGATAGGAGTGGGAATGGTAATATTAATGTCATCCAAGTTGTAGCCATCCTTTCTAGGTACCCATTCAGGGGGTGgtattatctaaaaaaaaaaaccaaagagTAATTGTATACAAAATTCAAGAAATCTAATAAAATAGGAACTCACCTTAGCCAAACCTGCTTTGTGAGCACCTTTTGACTCCATATATTCAATATATTTTGGGAAATCTTTGAATTCCTCCCAATTTGGCATAAACACCATTATCCGTGGCTCCATTCTCTGCATTTTTCACGTGGTTTTGTACTCTCGATCAgggagaaaattggaaaaatctcGGGTCAAAACATTGAGGAAAATGTAAACACTttgacagaaaaaaattgacacATTGACGTCACTCCCCCCCACCTTGAAAAAATACAATGTTTAGAACTTGACGAAAATCCTATATTTCGCGATATTTTATGTTTTCcttaaatttctcataattaAAGGTTTAATTCTGAGATATTTAGTAGAATTGCAATATATAGCAAACCAATGAATATTTATTCTTGACTTTTGTTGGGAAATATCTTTAAATCTATGCGAATTTTCGACATTTTCGTGCATTCGATATATCGCATGGCATACGTGAGATATCGAAGACACATCCCTccgatattattttaaattgtacTATGCGTTATCCAACTCACTTCAATCACTTGAGTAATTTCAGCTTGATTTTCTGCAGcccaaaaatcaacatttacttGAATTTAAGCCATATATTTTAACCTTTTTtatggtttaaccctttaaagacgattggacgattgatagagaaaataatttttcctggttacctaaattaaatttgtctttctaatatttgtactgtacgtagggtaagtgtgctaaattccggccagcttgcagtttcggccaccttttttcttcctcgaatttccatgaacttttagattttacatactccagtgattatacaatgcaaaagaataacaaaaaatgtagcttcgacaaacgagatgacgtgaaaaagatattggaagaattcccgaaagacaaggaactatgagaatgaaggtggccgaaatagggcaccaaagctatgtctacatttttattcattttaaaatgtgttaagaatgattttagagtaaataaagacggtaaactctttacaaggttccaagcaacactctttcagaagaaagaataaaaaaatcaatttgtatttaaaatataacatttcaaacttgagactatgacgcttgcatgcaactatgccgaaatttggcacacttaccctaatcgtTAAGTAGATGGTTTGGTTGTAGGCCCTCTATGGCAAGTTCTCTTTTTagatggagctatttgaagcccaGCGCCTTTAATCTtaaaatctagtatatttatccctacACAGGGATAAATAACTTCCAAAAGGGGAACAGTCCCCACTTTTAAGTTATTTCACGTAATGGTTGCAAAtgtatatcgtcagttaaatcagcatttgtcgtaacttcatttttgcaattttgggatatatacatatttagaatcggtgtaattttgtttattaaactcactagagaaaaagaaatatttataggcccattaaaaataattttaaacaaaaattatcgtaagtgcccttaattaataaaaatttatcagaatttgtcgtaacttccatttttggggaagttacgacaaattttcatacaaaatttgctctaatcagcatttgccgtaacttttttagctcacttgcgtggctcgtaatttgcagcaaaaatttaatatttctcattaaaacgttcacaaactcttccatatatccaaagacagtgcgaataatgcaacattaaatcattttaattcgatatttgtgagaaaaagtgaggaaaaatccctgtccatctgtcattatttcaaaacaaaacaagcgatgcggcgcacaaaatttattaaataaaatttatgaaataaaagcttttagtgacaaggaccacagtttaattgactaatttagtgaaataaaggcactcattatcactagagtaattaaaattgatataatgtgtttttgaaaattgtcgtaacttccaagatcttcATACATTAGAAgatacggctttataaacgatgcaagttacgataaaatattactgtgtttcttctaacatatatctcaatatctcagcttttaaatcattttataaagattttctcaagttaacttacagtttattagtgccacttttattattttgactcaaaagtatcgcattcggggctcatttttaaggaaaataaagctgaactgaaaatttcgtctcctgaaaagttgtcaaaaggaagttacgtcTTGGCTTCAACTCTATAAGCTACATGCCAGAGGATGGTTGTAGGCGTTGGTTGTAAGAatcaaggatattttttttgtaaatctccGGCTATTTgttatgtaggggagaccggggtacaattagccaggggtagaagtaTACAGTGGACTTTTctcgtttcccttaaaatgtacattgagcaaagtattttttaatgaaaccaggaacacatccccatattcccagaaatatttataagtctgatcctgttatcctacaatttagaagcttttttataaaatgggaataaaattgtagttttgatattacagttttgggcccagcatttggttttctaagttgttagtcaaaatctcatacagtagagtctctcaaatctgaatctctcaaattcgaacgccgtttggattcaaaatgtcaattgtgaggttatgttagaaagttcgtattctgggtgaatgaaaatcatatttatgtgcttcttcctgaatgtttacatacattatggtcgtgtaaaatgaaaaggaagtatgttaccattAAGACTTGCGAGacagtacgggaatttgattcaaagtacaatttaatttcacacaaatttcgttagttttaaaaaaatcgttcgaatttgggaggtgagaaatgtcaaaaataccccccgagcgttcgaatttaagagactctgtagttttactttgtttctggtttaataaagttaattaagagatatttttcacttggataataattatctacttttttatataaaatgataaatactGAAACAGCCCTCAAGGCAGATGTAGCCACTTTTCCGTGGCAGCCGTGGCAGGATAAaactattgatgatttttcactaatacatggataattgttagatgaaaaagtactattgatattccaagcaatattggcATTTGGAtgaacaatttgtgaaatagattttttcaagacgttttcatcaattttgccgcaattacaaaaatgtcataaaaagtcGTCTAAAGCCTTTTTATTTaggtttaagtgacatatttagcatcagtgggcttcagtgcaTCAAACGAAACAATATTTgatatctccagtttaaaatttcgtctggaaaactgatggcaattagtaccccaaaaatgGCTATATCTtcccaggccggggcaagtttagccaatgtgtcatacttttttcattatcctctctagaaaaagtcaaggattttagagctttgaactacactgttttcttatagccaatatcctaatgttACGAGACATAAAagtattagacaaaccttataattttttcacaaatcatgcgcgagAAAAAGTCTCAGttgctggctaaaagtaccccggtctcccctaataaatatttatgctcAAGTAAAAAAGGTGACTAATTTTCAAATCACCGCATCgattaatgatttttattattatttttatatctccaaatttttttaagcaaaatcctcTTGCCACTAGAAAATACAATAACTATACTTAATTTTTCATAAGAacgaaaattttcattaatcgctattatcagaaaaattgtttaaatttttggacCATTTTGTTCGTATCGTCCATAGAAACAAAAAGTACAGTAAATCAGTCTGTTGGGTTTTCTAAGGATGCCACGCCAATAGATCAGGCTGATCCTCATGAATATTTTACCTATAAAATTTGTCAGCAAAGTATTGAGTAAAAGAAATGTATGCAGAGAATTTATGTTCGATGATTCTAAGCCATCATTGTATGACAGTCTGgtataaatatttactacgAAATTTTATAAGTATGctaatattctcgaggatcagcccttcgcattaatgctataaattaatttatatcaaattttgcgggccaagtctacctttttatcaacaaatagatcaaattttgaatataaaatgattcaaacacacaaattacacatttggactctcaccagcgacaattaatgtgaatcatattaaaattttaatgtgcaagtgtgataacacagttacactgtgcaacaattttgaacttttttttgtccctgtgttctcatgctattttttctattgctagggtcaaatgatttacgaaaatacttatcatttcgattttatttggattttgcgcctggtatttaggaaaatccgtttttgccgttttttgatacttgggattctgctgaaccgatttatttctcactatggaataatttggtcTTCTTTACATGCctgataaatcctctgaacagatgaagttcgtacaactgacaccagaggCGCAgtagtctcaaatatgtcagaaaacatgggaaaatcgaactttttagcaactttgatcaaaaatatctcgaaaactaggactgtccctaacaatttgttttgtgggtttgatagagaatttaatcagctacattttcgtccatgtacaacttttctctcagattgttttttaacctcgatattgaggttcaaacgaaaaacgagcactcagccaactGACCGATTGGAGCACTCGGCTGACCGATTGGAATCGACTCAAGCTTGTCAGGaactccaagacctttccaaggagCTCAAAAATGATGACATTCGATTAAAAAATATCCTCTCTGGAGCCTTTTATACCTTTAACCTTAAAAACTgttattacacagaaaaaatatttcttaaaatagttttttttcacaaacattgttcgtaacaccCCTATAACCCTTATATAAATAACTCGAAATCGAAGGattattatatactgctctctctctgtGTGAAGGGCAAGTAGTAAAGGCCACCCATTATATATTAAGCTCTTTTAGTTTAGTAGGCGAcagatgagaaaatataaacattttttgaaagtcttattttcttctaaaattctctattttttatgtttttttaatattattatactTTACCTGTGTTGTAATTGTGACATACTTTTTACTGCTTTTAATTTTGTACATAATAAACAGCTTGAGatgcaaaaataataattattatataattaaaaataattaatttattcttaacAATACCTAAAaattacatagaaaaaaatatacagaTTAAGGTATTGGAGTAGCTGTTGAGATGTTTACAAAATGTAAAAAGTGTTTTTGTGAGTTTTTGTTTTATCTATTGTGAAAAGTCCCCGAAGACGCTCCGGGCAAGCTTGAGAAAGTATGGTTACTCCTTAAATGCTAAATCCCCTCAATTAAACCTAAAATCTATGGTTTTTTACGTTTTAACGGACTTTACACACCGTCCGCGGAAGCATATTTCTGTTTGGTGACTAATTTCTGTAGATGTTGATGTAGCTATTACGAGATTTCCCATCACTGGATCCCGTGAAAAGGGTGAGTATTCGGTAACAGAGCTCCTTGGTGGGGCttgtgttgttgttgttgttgttgtcttCCCAAGGCCGTTAAATATAGTTCTGTCTTCATATTTCATAGTACGGCCTTCTTCTTCCTCATCATCAGGCATCATGAACAGATCTACTAATTTCTTCCTAACTTCATCAAACATTGAGCTTGGTCGCGTAGTCTTCTCTATCTCAATGGGTTCTACTTTAGCCGTGTAGGTTTCTTCAGTATCCATATCTGTGTAATCCATGACTGGAGATGTTTCTCTAATAATTTCTTCGGGAATTCTAGTTTCTGTTACAGCATCAGTCACAGTGTCTGTGGCAATATCAGTACTTTCTTCGGGAGCTCCTGTTCCCAAGTCAATGTCACCAGGGGAAGTAACTTCGTCCATAGCAGAATCTTTCTTTTTGGAGTGACTCTCATAAGCACCTTTAGTTTGCTCAATTGGCACTTTCTGTCCATTTGGAAGAATGTTAAAGACCTGCCGACCAATGTTGATGGACTCTGCAGTTTCAAAAGCATCTGAAACTGGTCTGACTCTTACTCTACGCCATACTCCCTTTCGTTTCCCTTTCGTAGGGCGCTCTCCAGCTTGAGTGGTTGTCGATGAAGAAGCTTCAGAAACACTGTCACTTTCAGGTCGCTTGGGCAGTACTTCATTACGATCTTCAAGACCTTCATGTTTTGTAGCTAGATCATTGTCTACTTCAGTAACGACTTCTTCTAGTAAACTAGCTAAAGTAGTCTCTCGATTCCTATCATCTCTGGAAAAAATATCAGAAAGTTTATAACTTTGTTtgccaataaatttttaaattttaaattttcaattaacctTGATTTACTGTTGGTCTCATTTTCACTGAAATTGATCATGTTTGGCGTCCTAGCAGGTGTCACTTTAAACTCATAGGTTTCCTAAATGATAAGAAAGTTCaccatatttaaaattttttagtaaGATTTGTAGAGAGTCTTACTTCTTCGGGTTCAGCACCAGCTGTGACAATTTCTGGTTCATTTTCAGGATCATAGTCATCGTGGAGAGCCTTTCCATCCTCTCTGAGGTCAATTGGTTGGAAAGAGTTCTGTGAAAGTTTTGTTGACCACTGAGTTTCCTGCGTCTGCAGTCCAAACCTTGACTTTTGTCTAGGTCTAAATTGACTCTGAAAATTGCGGTGAAATTTGAGCATAATAGAAACATGGTTCAGAAAATTATAACTCACCCTACTACTGGTCTTATAACGATTCCTAGGCTCCTCTGTTGCAGCAACCTCGGTAGCATAGTCATCTTCGTACTGGACTGTAGTTGTTGTAGTCGTTGGTCTTCTCAGTCGTGCTCTCAGCTTAAGATTAGCTGGTCTGTGAGTTGTAGTCTCAGATCTTCCTTCGGACCTGAATCTACTTCTCGCCtaaagtaaaaatttcattgaaacaggaatacaatgaatattttttattgttttaccgTGTATCTCTCCTCATTTGCATCTGTGGTAGGTGTCCTAGCACTAGTTGTTGTATATATTGGTCTAGTAGGTCGCTTAACGAATGACGGTCTTCTGATTCTCTGAGACTCATGACGAGACACTACGGTTGTTGGAGCTGATGTTGTGGTTGT
Proteins encoded in this window:
- the LOC129801843 gene encoding probable lysine-specific demethylase 4A → MQRMEPRIMVFMPNWEEFKDFPKYIEYMESKGAHKAGLAKIIPPPEWVPRKDGYNLDDINITIPTPITQEVKGMQGLYQQFNLQKRQMTVKQFHQLAESERYMTPKYFDYADLERKYWKNVTYIAPIYGADVSGSLTDPDVKEWNINSLGTILDYVNKDYGISISGVNTAYLYFGMWKTSFAWHTEDMDLYSINYLHFGAPKTWYAIPPKYGRRLEKLANTTFADNYKACPAFLRHKMTLISPQVLRQNKIPFNKITQEPGEFMVTFPFGYHAGFNHGFNCAESTNFASPRWVEYGKRASQCYCRSDMVKISMETFVKRFQPERYEKWLNGMDIGCHPEDPDKICAAPPPSLNAYRCLEESEEPSNQENEEEILAVEEIVENDAEEEDEEIKREREIKRCWENLDKPRGQAINLLPNGVRENTKKMRFHTKLIILED